A portion of the Edaphobacter bradus genome contains these proteins:
- a CDS encoding GIY-YIG nuclease family protein, protein MPYGIARFKPMAGREYIFYTYILASRSRNLYIGVTNNIVARVLQHRELRPNTYTARYRVTRLVYYERFAYVHNAIAREKELKDWNRQRKIELIEQANPIWEDLAADW, encoded by the coding sequence ATGCCTTATGGAATTGCTAGATTCAAACCAATGGCAGGTCGCGAGTACATCTTCTACACCTACATTCTCGCGAGTCGCTCCCGCAATCTCTATATCGGAGTCACAAACAATATTGTTGCAAGAGTCTTACAGCATCGCGAGCTTCGCCCAAATACATATACAGCACGATATAGAGTCACGCGGCTTGTCTATTACGAGCGGTTCGCCTATGTGCACAACGCGATCGCTCGCGAAAAAGAGTTAAAGGACTGGAACCGCCAGAGGAAGATCGAACTCATCGAGCAAGCCAATCCAATTTGGGAAGACCTTGCCGCAGACTGGTAG
- a CDS encoding CPBP family intramembrane glutamic endopeptidase, with translation MIDRFPTRTADASQPQAPPVDSPQALNPTGGKAIVIEAPPPSVAPGPGVPARVPHIGHALLFVLFAAVVLFFTEAAILAFSHPAARDPHKSITALINPKLIVGSEAFTYIATLLFSWAVFPLLWHRSFADGLRWDLPAALRNVLKLVPLGIVLSVTVQAISSLLPVPKSIPMDDFFRSASDVWLVTAFGIFLAPMFEEVCFRGFFLPAFAIAYDWLSLPRSPAAHERWRITTSLTAPAIVFSTVVTSILFTALHGQQVGFAWPVLILLFCVSLILTLVRLRTQSVACSTLVHAGYNLTIFLHLFIGTGGYRHLERMTN, from the coding sequence ATGATCGACCGCTTCCCAACACGCACCGCCGACGCCTCCCAGCCGCAGGCTCCGCCCGTCGACTCTCCGCAGGCCCTCAACCCCACCGGCGGCAAGGCCATCGTCATCGAAGCCCCGCCGCCCTCCGTCGCTCCCGGCCCCGGAGTTCCGGCCCGCGTCCCCCATATCGGCCACGCCCTGCTCTTCGTCCTCTTCGCCGCTGTCGTGCTCTTCTTCACCGAGGCCGCCATCCTCGCCTTCTCCCACCCCGCCGCCCGCGATCCCCACAAGAGCATCACTGCCCTGATCAATCCCAAGCTTATCGTCGGCTCCGAGGCCTTTACCTACATCGCCACGCTGCTCTTCTCTTGGGCCGTCTTTCCCCTGCTCTGGCACCGCTCCTTCGCCGACGGCCTCCGCTGGGACCTCCCTGCCGCCCTCCGCAACGTCCTCAAGCTCGTTCCTCTCGGCATCGTCCTCAGCGTCACCGTGCAGGCCATCTCTTCGCTTCTTCCCGTTCCCAAGTCGATCCCCATGGACGACTTCTTCCGCAGCGCCTCCGACGTCTGGCTCGTGACCGCCTTCGGGATATTCCTCGCGCCCATGTTTGAGGAGGTCTGCTTCCGCGGCTTCTTCCTCCCCGCCTTCGCCATCGCCTACGACTGGCTCTCGCTCCCCCGCTCCCCCGCCGCTCACGAGCGCTGGCGAATCACCACCAGCCTCACCGCGCCGGCCATCGTCTTCTCCACCGTCGTCACCAGCATCCTCTTCACGGCGCTCCACGGACAGCAGGTCGGCTTCGCCTGGCCCGTTCTTATCCTGCTCTTCTGCGTCTCGCTGATCCTCACTCTGGTCCGCCTGCGCACCCAATCAGTCGCCTGCTCCACGCTGGTCCACGCCGGCTACAACCTCACTATCTTCCTCCACCTCTTCATCGGAACCGGCGGCTACCGCCACTTAGAGCGCATGACGAACTAG
- a CDS encoding NUDIX hydrolase, which yields MSNEVERVEREYPASPMVGVAAVVVRGDEILLVRRGREPLRGTWSLPGGLLELGETTAEGVAREVLEETAVRVQPVEIVTTLDRIMRDDDGRVQYHYVLVEWLCLAEDTRSEPVCGDDAEAAEWVKRDEIFSSAYGLAEPTLGVIAKALKLAETMKR from the coding sequence GTGAGTAACGAGGTCGAGAGGGTGGAGCGGGAGTATCCAGCGTCGCCGATGGTGGGTGTGGCGGCAGTGGTCGTGCGCGGAGATGAGATTCTGCTGGTGCGGCGCGGGCGGGAGCCGCTGCGTGGGACGTGGTCGCTGCCCGGTGGCCTGCTGGAACTGGGCGAGACGACCGCAGAGGGCGTGGCGCGCGAGGTCCTGGAAGAGACCGCCGTGCGCGTGCAGCCGGTGGAGATTGTCACGACGCTTGACCGCATCATGCGTGATGACGATGGCCGCGTGCAGTACCATTATGTGCTGGTGGAGTGGTTGTGTCTTGCTGAGGACACGCGGAGCGAGCCGGTATGTGGAGACGATGCCGAGGCCGCCGAGTGGGTGAAGCGCGACGAGATTTTCTCTTCTGCGTATGGCCTGGCTGAGCCTACACTGGGCGTGATTGCAAAAGCTCTGAAGCTCGCGGAGACAATGAAGAGATGA
- a CDS encoding YkgJ family cysteine cluster protein has protein sequence MLQSLIQIADAALLSATQRSGSHLVCRPGCTQCCHGVFPISRRDAARLREGLQALEQSDPAKSQRIQARAAESLARLNPHFPGDTSTGILSGDYETSPLFADEAENALGDNEPCPVLDPTTGTCDLYEDRPIVCRTFGPPMRTADGNLATCELCYIHATTEEIAACELDPTIPAQEAASNEAWNTVHNLHGETLITYALRGPNPSR, from the coding sequence GTGTTGCAATCCCTAATCCAAATCGCAGACGCCGCCCTACTCTCCGCCACCCAACGCAGCGGCTCACACCTGGTCTGCCGCCCCGGCTGTACCCAATGCTGCCACGGAGTCTTCCCCATCTCCCGGCGGGACGCAGCCCGCCTACGCGAAGGCCTCCAGGCCCTCGAACAATCCGATCCAGCAAAATCGCAACGCATCCAAGCCCGAGCAGCCGAATCCCTCGCCCGCCTGAACCCACACTTCCCCGGCGACACCTCCACCGGCATCCTCTCTGGAGACTACGAAACCTCGCCCCTCTTCGCCGACGAAGCCGAAAACGCTCTAGGCGACAACGAGCCATGCCCCGTCCTCGACCCCACCACCGGAACCTGCGACCTCTACGAAGACCGCCCCATCGTCTGCCGTACCTTCGGTCCTCCCATGCGGACCGCCGACGGCAACCTCGCCACCTGCGAACTCTGCTACATCCACGCCACCACTGAAGAGATCGCCGCCTGCGAACTCGACCCCACCATCCCCGCACAGGAAGCTGCCAGCAACGAAGCCTGGAATACCGTCCACAACCTCCACGGCGAGACCCTCATCACCTACGCTCTCCGCGGCCCAAACCCCAGCCGCTAA
- a CDS encoding sugar porter family MFS transporter produces the protein MDAQKRTLLLLAKSALTGALGGLLFGFDTAVIAGTTHSLQFHYALTEGQKGFTVAIALYGTVLGAIFSGPLGQRIGSRAALRVMAVLYVVSALGCALAGPWTSFLIFRFIGGLGIGGSSVLGPVYIAELSPAKWRGRLVGLFQINIVIGILLAYLSNAIIASFHFGAIEWRLQLGVGVLPATLFLALLFTVPHSSRWLVSQNRLDEAYRILAELGSPDSRAEVDSIVESLKAEGGLTQHTLFQHRYGKLIFLAVSIGLFNQLSGINAILYYLNDIFSYAGFSSVSSAMQAVVVGLANLLTTLVGISIIDKIGRKPLLLIGAVGCCLSLSGVAWVFHTGQHLHILLALLVGFIVSFAISQGAVIWVYLSEVFPTNVRSKGQSLGSSSHWITNGIIANVFPYVAVYSKALPFAFFALMMVVQFFTVLFLYPETKGQTLEGMQAHLGLH, from the coding sequence ATGGACGCCCAAAAAAGAACCCTCCTCCTCCTCGCCAAGAGTGCCCTTACCGGAGCGCTCGGTGGTCTCCTCTTCGGCTTCGACACTGCCGTTATCGCCGGCACCACCCACTCCCTCCAGTTCCACTACGCCCTCACCGAAGGCCAAAAGGGCTTCACCGTCGCTATCGCGCTCTACGGAACCGTCCTCGGAGCCATCTTCTCCGGCCCGCTCGGCCAGCGCATCGGCAGCCGCGCCGCCCTTCGCGTCATGGCCGTGCTCTACGTGGTCTCTGCCCTGGGCTGCGCCCTCGCCGGCCCATGGACCAGCTTCCTCATCTTCCGCTTCATCGGAGGACTCGGAATAGGTGGCTCCTCCGTCCTCGGCCCCGTCTACATCGCCGAGCTCTCTCCCGCCAAGTGGCGCGGCCGCCTCGTCGGCCTCTTCCAGATCAACATCGTCATCGGTATCCTTCTCGCCTATCTGTCCAACGCCATCATCGCCAGCTTCCACTTCGGAGCCATCGAGTGGCGCCTCCAGCTCGGCGTCGGAGTCCTTCCCGCCACCCTTTTCCTCGCCCTGCTCTTCACCGTGCCCCACAGCTCTCGCTGGCTCGTCAGCCAGAACCGCCTCGACGAGGCCTACCGCATCCTCGCCGAGCTCGGCTCACCCGACTCCCGCGCCGAAGTTGACTCCATCGTGGAATCCCTCAAGGCCGAAGGCGGCCTCACTCAGCACACCCTTTTCCAGCACCGCTACGGCAAGCTAATCTTCCTCGCCGTCTCCATCGGCCTCTTCAACCAGCTTTCGGGAATCAACGCGATTCTCTACTACCTCAATGACATCTTCTCCTACGCTGGATTCAGCTCTGTCTCCAGTGCCATGCAGGCTGTCGTCGTCGGCCTCGCCAACCTGCTCACTACGCTCGTAGGTATCTCTATCATCGACAAGATCGGCCGCAAACCCCTCCTCCTCATCGGAGCCGTTGGCTGCTGCCTCTCCCTCTCCGGAGTCGCCTGGGTCTTCCACACCGGGCAGCATCTCCACATACTCCTCGCCCTGCTCGTCGGCTTCATCGTCTCCTTCGCCATCTCACAGGGAGCCGTCATCTGGGTCTACCTGAGCGAAGTCTTCCCCACCAACGTCCGCTCCAAGGGCCAGAGTCTCGGCTCCTCCTCCCACTGGATCACCAACGGCATCATCGCCAACGTCTTCCCCTACGTGGCCGTCTACTCCAAGGCGCTACCCTTCGCCTTCTTCGCCCTGATGATGGTGGTGCAGTTCTTCACTGTCCTCTTCCTGTACCCCGAGACCAAAGGCCAGACCCTCGAAGGCATGCAAGCCCACCTCGGCCTGCATTGA
- a CDS encoding nitroreductase family protein, translating into MAKIKKTLIQAIEERRATPSFDGTPIPAEDLKQILNAGLHAPSGFNLQPWRFIVVQSLEQKKKLRAASFNQAKVEEASAVIVACGDADAWRKDLDMMLKMGRNGGMPEAYAAQAEVRVSNYMANFSTEQMQSWLTKQVTLAFTHMLLMAEVMGYDTAPMEGFEQERVHEVLRLPMSYWVVALLGVGHLKGPDKYNGGRFEMGHTVFGEEYGKPLK; encoded by the coding sequence ATGGCAAAGATCAAGAAGACTTTGATACAGGCGATTGAGGAGCGACGCGCGACACCCAGCTTTGATGGGACGCCGATTCCTGCCGAAGACCTGAAGCAGATTCTGAACGCGGGCCTGCATGCTCCGAGCGGGTTCAACCTGCAGCCATGGCGGTTTATCGTAGTGCAGTCGCTGGAGCAGAAGAAGAAGCTGCGGGCGGCGAGCTTCAACCAGGCGAAGGTGGAAGAGGCGTCCGCGGTGATTGTGGCCTGTGGCGATGCGGACGCGTGGCGCAAGGACCTGGATATGATGCTGAAGATGGGGCGCAACGGAGGAATGCCGGAGGCATATGCGGCCCAGGCCGAGGTGCGGGTCTCAAATTACATGGCGAATTTTTCGACCGAGCAGATGCAGTCGTGGCTGACGAAGCAGGTGACGCTGGCCTTTACCCACATGCTGCTGATGGCCGAGGTGATGGGATACGACACGGCTCCGATGGAAGGGTTTGAGCAGGAGAGGGTGCATGAGGTGCTGCGGCTGCCGATGAGCTACTGGGTGGTGGCGCTGCTGGGAGTGGGGCATCTGAAGGGGCCGGATAAGTACAACGGCGGCCGCTTCGAGATGGGGCATACAGTGTTCGGGGAAGAGTACGGCAAGCCGCTGAAGTGA
- the uvrA gene encoding excinuclease ABC subunit UvrA codes for MDTAQESPRGITQITVRGARQHNLRNVSVTIPRNTLTVVTGLSGSGKSSLAFDTIYAEGQRRYVETLSAYARQFLDQMERPDVDSIDGLSPAISIEQKTTSRSPRSTVGTITEIYDYLRLLYASVGQPHCPNCGRPISRQSADQIVERIVALAPGERITIYAPIVRGRKGEFREELASLDQQGFRARIDGEMTEITEGMRLEKRKNHTIEAIVDRIILKPLQPDPNQQPTTDNQQLKYDTRRLEASVAKALQMANGLVLIGIQNPDTRKQDETLYSSSMACPDCGINVPKLEPRSFSFNSAYGACPECHGLGSIYDFDPAKTIADWSKPLLDGAMGPGSASQYLLRLIKLAADKYKIDIRKPFDQLTTDHQNLFLYGPPKGEASRTGFHGIFSYLRSNLEDSRSEGYREYMMQYMSATTCPRCHGKRLRPESLAVTVNGASIADFTGLSLERALTGARNMNFTGRDRIIADRLQREVIERLEFLNAVGLGYLSLDRSAATLSGGEGQRIRLATQIGSRLRGVLYVLDEPSIGLHQRDNQRLIQALENLRDLGNTVLVVEHDEDTIRKADYVLDLGPGAGKNGGLLIADGTPQQIMDNEASITGQYLAGKIDIVARPTPDQAPRPLTGRWVTVENAHAHNLQNVTAHFPLGVMTVITGVSGSGKSTLVNDILYRALAKELYGSREEPGQHGRIVGIDQIDKVIEIDQSPIGRTPRSNPATYTGVFSAIRDIFAMLPESRERGYKPGRFSFNVQGGRCEACQGEGQRRIEMNFLPDVYVLCDVCNGRRYNQETLSVKFNGYSIADILDLPIEDALPVLKDIPAVNQKLQTLVDVGLGYIHLGQSATTLSGGEAQRMKLARELSKRQTGRTLYLLDEPTTGLHFDDVRKLLEVLHRLTDLGNTVIIIEHNLDIIRNADYILDLGPEGGEGGGRVIAHGTPEQVATVPGSYTAEFLARHYTPAQLAGRNGAGNSHAGPQPASFAAAPDAPKKAKTPFSPPEKKTGVPTPRPSKLTEAAEAKPPRAKRSAAKPPAKTTAKAAKKKKA; via the coding sequence ATGGACACCGCGCAGGAATCACCCCGAGGCATCACCCAGATCACCGTCCGCGGAGCGCGCCAGCACAACCTGCGCAACGTTTCGGTCACCATCCCGCGCAACACCCTCACCGTAGTCACCGGCCTCTCGGGGTCGGGCAAATCCTCCCTCGCCTTCGACACCATCTACGCCGAGGGCCAGCGTCGTTACGTAGAAACCTTATCGGCATACGCGCGCCAATTCTTAGACCAGATGGAGCGCCCCGACGTCGACTCCATCGACGGCCTCTCCCCCGCCATCTCCATTGAGCAGAAGACCACCTCGCGCTCCCCGCGCTCCACCGTCGGCACCATCACCGAGATCTACGACTACCTCCGCCTCCTCTACGCCTCCGTCGGCCAGCCCCACTGCCCCAATTGCGGCCGACCCATCTCACGCCAGAGCGCCGACCAGATCGTTGAGCGCATCGTAGCCCTCGCCCCCGGCGAACGCATCACCATCTACGCCCCCATCGTCCGAGGCCGCAAAGGCGAGTTCCGCGAAGAGCTCGCATCCCTCGACCAGCAGGGCTTCCGTGCCCGCATCGACGGCGAGATGACCGAGATCACCGAGGGCATGCGCCTCGAAAAGCGCAAGAACCACACCATCGAGGCCATCGTCGACCGCATCATCCTCAAACCCCTCCAACCAGACCCCAACCAACAACCAACAACTGACAACCAACAACTGAAATACGACACCCGCCGACTCGAAGCCTCCGTAGCCAAGGCCCTCCAGATGGCCAACGGCCTCGTCCTCATCGGCATCCAGAACCCTGACACCCGCAAGCAGGACGAGACTCTGTACTCCTCCTCGATGGCCTGCCCCGACTGCGGAATCAACGTCCCCAAGCTCGAGCCCCGCAGCTTCTCCTTCAACTCCGCCTACGGAGCCTGCCCCGAGTGCCACGGCCTCGGCAGCATCTACGACTTCGACCCCGCCAAGACCATCGCCGACTGGTCCAAGCCCCTCCTCGACGGAGCCATGGGCCCCGGCTCCGCCTCGCAGTACCTCCTCCGCCTCATCAAGCTCGCCGCCGACAAGTACAAGATCGACATCCGCAAGCCCTTCGACCAGCTCACCACCGATCACCAGAACCTCTTCCTCTACGGCCCACCCAAAGGCGAAGCCTCCCGCACCGGCTTCCACGGCATATTCAGCTATCTCCGTTCCAACCTCGAAGACTCCCGCTCCGAGGGCTACCGCGAGTACATGATGCAGTACATGTCCGCGACCACCTGCCCCCGCTGCCACGGCAAACGCCTCCGCCCCGAGTCCCTCGCTGTCACCGTCAACGGCGCATCCATCGCCGACTTCACCGGCCTCTCACTCGAGCGCGCCCTCACCGGCGCCCGCAACATGAACTTCACCGGCCGCGACCGCATCATCGCCGACCGTCTTCAGCGCGAGGTCATCGAGCGCCTCGAGTTCCTCAACGCCGTAGGCCTCGGCTATCTCTCGCTCGATCGCTCAGCCGCCACGCTCTCCGGCGGCGAAGGCCAGCGTATCCGCCTCGCCACACAGATCGGCTCGCGCCTCCGCGGAGTCCTCTACGTCCTCGACGAGCCCTCCATCGGCCTCCACCAGCGCGACAACCAGCGTCTCATCCAGGCCCTCGAAAACCTCCGCGACCTCGGCAACACAGTCCTCGTCGTCGAGCACGACGAAGACACCATCCGTAAAGCCGATTACGTCCTCGACCTCGGCCCCGGTGCCGGTAAGAACGGCGGCCTCCTCATCGCCGACGGAACTCCGCAGCAGATCATGGACAACGAAGCCTCCATCACCGGACAGTACCTCGCCGGCAAGATCGACATCGTCGCCCGCCCCACCCCCGATCAAGCCCCGCGCCCACTCACGGGCCGTTGGGTCACCGTCGAGAATGCCCACGCCCACAACCTCCAGAACGTCACCGCCCACTTCCCCCTAGGCGTCATGACCGTCATCACAGGCGTAAGCGGCAGCGGAAAATCCACTCTCGTCAACGACATCCTCTACCGTGCCCTCGCCAAAGAGCTCTACGGCTCACGCGAAGAGCCCGGCCAGCACGGCCGCATCGTCGGCATCGACCAGATCGACAAGGTCATCGAGATCGACCAGTCCCCCATCGGCCGTACCCCGCGCTCCAACCCCGCCACATACACAGGAGTCTTCTCCGCCATCCGCGACATCTTCGCCATGCTCCCCGAGTCCCGCGAGCGCGGCTACAAACCCGGCCGCTTCTCCTTCAACGTTCAGGGCGGACGCTGCGAGGCCTGCCAGGGCGAAGGCCAACGCCGCATCGAGATGAACTTCCTCCCCGACGTCTACGTTCTCTGCGACGTCTGTAACGGTCGCCGTTACAATCAGGAGACCCTCTCCGTCAAATTCAACGGCTACTCCATCGCCGACATCCTCGACCTCCCCATCGAAGACGCGCTGCCCGTCCTCAAGGACATCCCCGCCGTCAACCAGAAGCTCCAGACCCTCGTCGACGTAGGCCTCGGCTACATCCACCTCGGCCAGTCCGCCACCACCCTCTCCGGCGGCGAGGCCCAGCGCATGAAGCTCGCCCGCGAGCTCTCCAAGCGCCAGACCGGTCGCACCCTCTACCTCCTCGACGAGCCCACCACAGGCCTCCACTTCGACGACGTCCGCAAGCTCCTCGAGGTTCTCCACCGCCTCACCGACCTCGGCAACACCGTCATCATCATCGAGCACAACCTCGACATCATCCGCAACGCCGACTACATCCTCGACCTCGGCCCCGAGGGCGGCGAAGGCGGCGGCCGTGTCATCGCCCACGGCACCCCCGAGCAGGTCGCCACCGTACCCGGCTCTTACACCGCAGAGTTCCTGGCCCGCCACTACACCCCGGCGCAGCTCGCCGGCCGCAACGGGGCTGGAAACTCCCACGCCGGCCCACAGCCCGCCAGCTTCGCTGCCGCCCCCGACGCGCCCAAGAAAGCTAAAACTCCCTTCAGCCCTCCTGAAAAGAAAACGGGCGTCCCCACCCCGCGTCCGTCTAAACTGACCGAAGCCGCCGAAGCCAAGCCGCCTCGCGCCAAACGATCCGCAGCCAAGCCCCCGGCGAAGACCACTGCTAAAGCCGCGAAGAAAAAGAAGGCATGA
- a CDS encoding HEAT repeat domain-containing protein encodes MSILEERFVHTQDADIKARVAKALVDLGDKNEAYWDFLVQQAKLAIESDAPSPQCQSPVNCISGHPAEYVAWARAHNVAEGSQAEMALYWREGKVYLVSGDPRGIPLLREALKSPNRDVVWAGANGLTRADDKDSIPLIVEACKRFHDADEVRLIAHTLRQFQTDPEARAAARAAEEQCLPPPDPIEALKRNNEDPLFYVQKAAATHPAETISILKENFVNTEDERHKAQIASALIGLGDKEDIYWDFLLRMATALLESEASSAVKNDAQGKPIEGPSPEDAWDKENAIFNKMLTFIEIVAETRDPRGVRLLRRALSSPDYEIQTFAAAGLVRARDNDSIPLIIDACKNASPYVASSIAQALVYFDDPRAQSAVDRYLSKEDAKAAREEKANGIGPLGPWPP; translated from the coding sequence GTGTCCATTCTGGAAGAGAGATTTGTGCACACCCAGGATGCCGACATAAAAGCGAGAGTCGCCAAGGCATTGGTCGATCTTGGGGACAAAAACGAAGCCTATTGGGACTTTTTGGTGCAGCAGGCGAAGCTGGCGATTGAGAGCGATGCTCCGTCTCCACAGTGCCAGTCTCCAGTGAACTGTATATCGGGGCATCCAGCGGAGTATGTTGCGTGGGCCCGAGCCCATAACGTTGCTGAAGGCTCACAAGCAGAGATGGCATTGTATTGGCGTGAGGGCAAAGTTTACTTGGTATCTGGCGATCCAAGAGGGATTCCATTGCTTCGTGAAGCCCTCAAGTCACCTAACCGCGACGTCGTCTGGGCAGGGGCGAATGGACTGACGCGTGCCGATGACAAGGATTCGATTCCGTTGATCGTCGAGGCATGCAAGCGGTTCCATGATGCAGATGAGGTGCGGCTCATCGCGCATACTCTAAGGCAATTCCAGACAGATCCCGAGGCACGAGCTGCGGCACGAGCTGCTGAGGAACAGTGTCTGCCCCCTCCCGATCCGATTGAGGCCTTGAAACGGAACAACGAGGACCCGCTGTTTTACGTCCAAAAAGCCGCAGCGACACATCCGGCAGAGACTATTTCCATCCTGAAGGAAAACTTTGTGAATACCGAGGATGAACGTCATAAGGCGCAGATTGCGAGTGCTTTGATCGGCCTGGGAGACAAGGAGGATATCTACTGGGATTTTCTGTTGCGGATGGCGACAGCGTTGCTGGAAAGCGAAGCCTCGTCTGCTGTGAAGAACGATGCGCAGGGAAAGCCGATCGAGGGGCCTTCGCCGGAGGACGCGTGGGACAAGGAGAATGCGATCTTCAACAAGATGCTGACGTTCATTGAGATCGTGGCTGAAACCCGGGATCCCAGGGGAGTGCGGCTGCTTCGAAGAGCTCTTTCATCCCCTGATTATGAAATTCAGACTTTTGCAGCAGCTGGATTGGTCCGGGCGCGGGACAATGATTCGATTCCGCTGATCATTGATGCATGCAAGAATGCGTCGCCGTATGTGGCGTCTTCCATTGCGCAGGCGTTGGTGTATTTTGATGATCCTCGGGCGCAGAGCGCTGTGGATCGGTACCTTTCCAAGGAGGACGCTAAAGCTGCTCGCGAGGAGAAGGCGAATGGGATTGGTCCTCTGGGACCGTGGCCTCCTTAG
- a CDS encoding alpha/beta fold hydrolase, producing MRTGLRILSVVVLVLVVGGLVFYFHPLWVTDQQLRLALWREGVKSDYVEAGGYRLHYFEAQPAGGGGTPLLLVHGLGARGEDWAKMIPALAAQGFHVYVPDLLGYGRSQKPDVSYSISMEEDVVVKYMQAMHLAKADVGGWSMGGWISMKLALDHPELVDRLVVYDSAGIYFPASFGPELFVPADQAGITQLMKMLSPHPRVVPGFVGEAILRRIAGNGWVVERSMSAMTNGHDLLDFRLHDVKEPTLVVWGSHDDLIPLSTGEKIHGLIPGSSLLVVDGCGHLAPAECWKPVVKGTVEFLKAESPATGGEKTVAGN from the coding sequence ATGAGGACTGGGTTGCGGATTCTTTCAGTTGTAGTGCTTGTTCTGGTTGTCGGCGGCCTGGTGTTTTACTTCCATCCGCTATGGGTAACGGATCAGCAGCTTCGGCTTGCGCTGTGGCGCGAGGGTGTGAAGAGCGATTATGTGGAGGCAGGCGGGTACAGGCTGCACTACTTTGAGGCGCAGCCGGCTGGAGGGGGCGGCACTCCGCTGCTGCTGGTGCATGGATTGGGTGCTCGGGGGGAGGACTGGGCGAAGATGATTCCGGCGCTGGCGGCGCAGGGATTCCACGTATATGTGCCGGACCTGCTGGGCTATGGGAGATCGCAGAAGCCGGACGTGAGCTACTCGATCTCGATGGAAGAGGACGTGGTGGTGAAGTATATGCAGGCGATGCATCTGGCCAAAGCCGACGTGGGCGGATGGTCGATGGGTGGATGGATCTCGATGAAACTGGCGCTGGATCATCCGGAGCTGGTGGATCGGCTGGTGGTGTATGACAGCGCTGGGATTTATTTTCCCGCGAGCTTTGGGCCGGAACTGTTTGTGCCGGCAGATCAGGCGGGGATTACGCAGTTGATGAAGATGCTTTCGCCGCATCCGCGCGTGGTGCCGGGGTTTGTAGGCGAAGCTATTTTGCGGCGGATCGCGGGGAATGGGTGGGTCGTGGAGCGCAGCATGTCGGCGATGACGAACGGGCACGATCTGCTGGACTTTCGGCTGCACGATGTAAAGGAGCCGACGCTGGTGGTGTGGGGATCGCACGATGATCTGATTCCACTTTCGACGGGCGAGAAGATTCATGGCCTGATTCCGGGTTCGTCGTTGTTAGTGGTGGATGGGTGCGGGCATCTGGCTCCGGCGGAGTGCTGGAAGCCAGTAGTGAAGGGCACGGTGGAGTTTCTGAAGGCGGAGTCGCCTGCCACCGGTGGGGAGAAGACTGTTGCGGGGAACTAG
- a CDS encoding UbiX family flavin prenyltransferase, giving the protein MTEPHNITLAVTGASGSIYAAEMLRALAADPRVAKINFIASENSLRVFAEELQLSGRNALAEKLLGSPSAKVHQHADSDIGASIASGSYPTSAMIILPCSMGTLAAIANGLASNLIHRAADVTLKERRPLILCVRETPFNRIHLRNMQLASDAGATIFPVIPTLYNQPQSICEMARQYVCRVLAHVGLSQPDAYQWHPDED; this is encoded by the coding sequence GTGACCGAACCCCACAACATCACTCTCGCCGTAACCGGAGCCAGCGGCAGCATCTACGCTGCTGAGATGCTTCGCGCCCTCGCCGCAGACCCTCGTGTCGCAAAAATAAATTTCATCGCCTCTGAAAACTCCCTCCGCGTCTTCGCTGAAGAGCTCCAGCTCAGCGGTCGCAACGCCCTCGCCGAAAAGCTCCTCGGCTCACCCTCAGCCAAAGTCCACCAGCACGCCGACTCCGACATCGGAGCCAGCATCGCCAGCGGCAGCTATCCCACCTCGGCCATGATCATCCTTCCCTGCTCCATGGGAACCCTCGCCGCCATCGCCAACGGCCTTGCCTCCAACCTCATCCATCGCGCCGCCGACGTCACCCTCAAGGAGCGCCGCCCGCTCATCCTCTGCGTCCGCGAGACCCCCTTCAATCGCATCCACCTGCGCAACATGCAGCTCGCGTCTGACGCCGGGGCCACCATCTTTCCCGTCATCCCCACGCTCTACAACCAACCGCAAAGCATCTGCGAGATGGCCCGCCAGTACGTCTGCCGCGTCCTCGCTCACGTCGGCCTGTCCCAGCCAGACGCCTACCAGTGGCACCCCGACGAAGACTAG